The genomic DNA AAGCTTCAGGAATAGACCTTAAATAAAGTCGAGGGAGTGTAGAATATGAAAAATGATGTAATTCGTCCTAATATACTAGGAATTAAAATAATTTCAAATATAAGTCCAGAAATGGCACAAAAACTAGAATTAAAATCACATCACAAAAGCTTAGGCTTAATAACTGCAGACTGTGATGATGTTACGTATACAGCTCTTGACGAAGCAACTAAAGCTTCAGAAGTTGATGTTGTATATGCAAAATCAATGTATGCAGGTGCTGCAAATGCTTCAACAAAACTTGCTGGTGAAGTATTAGGAATAATAGCAGGTCCAAGCCCAGCAGAAGTAAGAAGTGGTCTAAATGCAGTAGTTGATTTTCTAGAGTATGGAGCAACTTTTATAAGTGCAAATGATGATGATTCAATAGCATACTATGCTCACTGTGTATCAAGAACAGGTACATACCTTTCAGAGGTAGCAGGAATAAGAGAAGGTGAAGCATTAGCTTATTTAGTAGCACCACCACTTGAAGCAATGTATGCACTAGATGCAGCAATGAAAGCTGCAGATGTTAAGATGTGTGAATTATTTGCACCTCCAACTGAAACAAACTTTGGTGGAGCATTACTTACAGGTTCTCAATCGGCTTGTAAAGCAGCATGTGATGCATTTGCAGAAGCAGTAAAATCAGTTGCAGACAATCCAACAGGATTTTAAGGATAGTTAGATGGATGCTATAGGCTTAATAGAAGTAATAGGATATGTTGCTGCAATAGAAGCTTCTGATGCTTGTTTAAAATCTGCAAATGTTAATATTGTAAGAGTTGATAAGGTTGGAGCAGGTATTGTTACTTTAACAATATGTGGAGATGTCGGTGCTGTAAAAGCTGCTTTAGAAGCAGGTGAAATAGCAGCTTCCAGAGTTGGTACATTAAGAACATCACATATTATACCGAGAATCCATAATGAAGTAACAAATGCTTTATTCAAAACTAAAGAACCTAAAGTCTGTGAAGTTTCAGAAGATAAAGAAAAAAACTTTGAGATTACATTGGAAATAGCTGATAATGTATCGAAAAATTTATCAGAAAAAGAAAATGTAATTTTAGATGTCAATGAAAACAGTGGAGATACTGAAAATTTATATAGTGATATAGATAAAACAAACAAAAAAATTGAAACAGTTGATGATAGTTTAACAGAAGCTAATGAGGAAAAAATAGAAAACACTAATGATAAAGAAGTATTGGAACAAGTTAAAATAGAAAATTCCGATTTTGATAGAGATGACCTATCAAAGAACAGTGTAAAAAAACTTAAAGCTATGGCTAAGAAATTAGATTCTTCAATAACTTATAAAGATTTAAATGTTCTTAAAAAAGAAGAATTAATAAACTTAGTTAAAAAGCTTAGTAGAAGGGATAGATAGTTATGACACTTTTAGATAAAGATTTAGTATCTATACAAGAAGTAAGAACTCTTGTAAGAAGATCTAAAGTGGCTCAAGAGAAACTTTCTAAAATGAGTCAAGAGCAAATAGAT from Clostridioides difficile ATCC 9689 = DSM 1296 includes the following:
- the eutL gene encoding ethanolamine utilization microcompartment protein EutL, coding for MKNDVIRPNILGIKIISNISPEMAQKLELKSHHKSLGLITADCDDVTYTALDEATKASEVDVVYAKSMYAGAANASTKLAGEVLGIIAGPSPAEVRSGLNAVVDFLEYGATFISANDDDSIAYYAHCVSRTGTYLSEVAGIREGEALAYLVAPPLEAMYALDAAMKAADVKMCELFAPPTETNFGGALLTGSQSACKAACDAFAEAVKSVADNPTGF
- a CDS encoding BMC domain-containing protein, which codes for MDAIGLIEVIGYVAAIEASDACLKSANVNIVRVDKVGAGIVTLTICGDVGAVKAALEAGEIAASRVGTLRTSHIIPRIHNEVTNALFKTKEPKVCEVSEDKEKNFEITLEIADNVSKNLSEKENVILDVNENSGDTENLYSDIDKTNKKIETVDDSLTEANEEKIENTNDKEVLEQVKIENSDFDRDDLSKNSVKKLKAMAKKLDSSITYKDLNVLKKEELINLVKKLSRRDR